In the Nitratiruptor sp. YY09-18 genome, GTTCATCGTGCAGTTTCTATGGACCCAATGAAAATCAATGGAGCAAAGGAGTATTTTGATCTCCTCAAAACCAATGGGGTAATTCTCTATGCGGATGCACGATATGAGAAAATAGAAAATGAATTTGCCAATATTGAAAAAGAGGGTGTGCGGATTGATAAAGACCCTGACCTTTTGGCAGAAGTTGTAGCAATTACAGAATTTCCTACTGCTTTGAAAGGATCATTTGAAGAGCGGTTTTTAGCACTTCCTCCTGAAGTAATAATAACAAGTATGAAAGAGCATCAACGCTACTTTCCAGTTTTTAGAAATAAATCTTTGCAAAATAGTTTTGTTGTTGTAACCAATGCTTATACAGATGATTTTTCTCAAATTATCAAAGGAAATGAGCGGGTTCTTCGCGCGAGACTTGCAGATGCACTCTTTTTTTGGGAAAAAGATTTGCAAAAAGGGCTCGATTATGAGGGGCTTAAAGATGTAATCTTTATGGATGGTCTTGGTTCGCTCTTTGATAAAGAGCTGCGTGAACTCAAGATTGCTACGAAACTTATGCAAGATTATAAAGAGAGACTCATAAAAGATACCCACAAAAATGAAGGCGAACTCAAAGCCCTCATAGAGCGTGCGGTTATGCTCTCAAAAGCTGATCTTTTGACAGAGATGGTTTATGAGTTTACAGAATTGCAAGGTATCATGGGATACTACTATGCCCTCATGCAAGGTGAAGATACTCTTGTAGCACTTGCTATTAAAGAGCAGTATTTGCCAAATGGCGAAGAGAGCGAACTACCAAGTAATATTTTTACTTCTCTTATTGCTATAGCTACAAAACTCGATACTCTCCTGGCTCTATTTAGTATAGGAAAAATTCCAACAGGTTCTCGCGATCCATTTGGCCTCAGACGTGCTGCAAATGGGATCATTCGCATAGTTATAGACAAGGAGCTCCAATTTAATATCGCTGAACTTGGTCGTTTCATGGACGAATATCAAGAGTTTGATATAAAAAGGCTTGAAGAGTTTTTCATTGAGCGTCTCTATCAGTTTTTTGATGTCAACCCTTCAATAATCAAAGCGGTTGTTGAGAGTGGAGAGAGAGATATTATTTTGATGAAGAAAAAGATTGAGGCACTTGCAGCAATTGTAGAGAGTAGTGATTTTAAAAATATTTTTACCACATTTAAGCGTGTAGCGAACATTACAAAAGATGTAGATACTTCGCAAGAACTTTTTGTCGATGAGAGCCTTTTTGAAAAAGATGAAGAGTATAAACTTTGGCAGAAATTTAATGAAGTAAAAAAAATGCCATTTAGTAACTACGAAGAGCGTCTCGATCAGCTTTTTGGCTTAAAACATACCATAGATATGTTTTTTGACAATGTTTTAGTCAATGCAGAAGAGGAGAAGGTGCGTCAAAACAGGAAAAATCTCATAGCCTCAATCTACCAAGAGTTCAAAAAAATTGCAGATATTAAAGAGATCTCAGTGTGATATATGATTTTATAGTTATCGGAGGTGGGAGTGCAGGAGTACATACCGCCCACTTCCTACAACAAGGTGGAGCAAAAGTAGCTCTAGTTGAGCGATCAGCCATTGGTGCTGGGGGAAGTGGCGCTGCTGGAGCTTTTATTTCACCGCGTGTGGGCAAAGGAAGTTATTTACAATATATAACTAATGCAGCTTTTTTATACGCTATCTCTTTTTATAAACATTCTCCATACTTTTACCAATCAGGACTACTACGCTTGCCAAAAGAGGGACAAGATTTTCGCGGTCTTGGCAAATATCTTGATATAGATTTTGAAGAAAAGCTAGGAGGGTTTTTCTTCCCACAAGCTGGTATCCTCAAAGCAAAAGAGCATCTGGCATTTTTGGCAAATAGCCTTGAAGTTGTAATAGATGATGCAAAAATAGAGAGAAACAGTGACTATTTCAAAATTGGCAAGCTCAAAACAAAGAAGATCATCCTAGCAACCGGCGCAGATGATGATCTTATAGATGAGCCTTATATAAAAATAGGTAAGCTTGGTGGAGTACGTTTTGATGTAAAAACAGCTCTTGTTTTGCCATACTGTATCCACAAAAGAGTCTCTATGTCAGTCAATATTGATGGTATTGTAAGTATCGGTGCTACCCACAATCGTGAGGGGAGAGCCCCACAGCCACCATCGATGCTCTTTGAAGAAGCACGCAAAATGGTGGGAGAGTTTGGATTTGAAATAGAGCAGATGTATTGCGGTGTACGTAGTAGTGTGAGCGATCATTTGCCAATTCTTGGCGAACTCATTGATAGCGGTAAATCGCCGCGTATTACAAATTTTAAGAAATTAAATTGTGACGATTTGCCACGCAAAGGCATCTACATTATCAACGGTTTTGGGGGAAGAGGATTTGTCTTTGGTCCATATATGGCCAATATGTTAGCAGACCATCTATTAAAGAAAAAAGAGATTCCTCCAATGCTTCATATTGATCGCTATTATATGCGCTATTTAAAAAAGGGGAGAGTATGAAAGGTATTGTACTACTCAATATGGGTGGACCAAACAATCTTGAAGAGGTTGAACTCTTCTTACGCAATATGTTTAATGACCCAAATATTTTGACAATCAGAAATACTCTTTTAAGAAAATTTGTTGCATACCTTATAACGCAAAGCAGAAAAAAGGAAGCTAGAAGTAATTACAAAAAACTTGGTGGAGCAAGTCCACTCAACTTCTATACCGATAAGCTCATTACAAAACTTTCCAACACTCTTCCTGATGTATATATAACAAAAGCAATGCGTTATACGCCACCATTTGCAAAAGATGCTATCAAAGAGCTTGTTGCACATAATATAGCAGAGGTTTATCTTATCCCCCTCTATCCACATTATTCTACTACTACAACGAAATCAAGCCTGGAAGATTTTTATAATACTGCTAAAGGGCTCGGATACCATGCAAGATTTCATGATATTGCAAATTTTTATGATAAC is a window encoding:
- a CDS encoding FAD-binding oxidoreductase; translation: MIYDFIVIGGGSAGVHTAHFLQQGGAKVALVERSAIGAGGSGAAGAFISPRVGKGSYLQYITNAAFLYAISFYKHSPYFYQSGLLRLPKEGQDFRGLGKYLDIDFEEKLGGFFFPQAGILKAKEHLAFLANSLEVVIDDAKIERNSDYFKIGKLKTKKIILATGADDDLIDEPYIKIGKLGGVRFDVKTALVLPYCIHKRVSMSVNIDGIVSIGATHNREGRAPQPPSMLFEEARKMVGEFGFEIEQMYCGVRSSVSDHLPILGELIDSGKSPRITNFKKLNCDDLPRKGIYIINGFGGRGFVFGPYMANMLADHLLKKKEIPPMLHIDRYYMRYLKKGRV
- the glyS gene encoding glycine--tRNA ligase subunit beta; this encodes MTEPLLVEIGVEELPAIPFLKELPNIEKKWEKILEESTLLCEFSFEYTPRRLVLWHPEFPLKQPDSFEELYGAPIDIAFKDGKPTPAALGFAKKCGVSLEEISRAKRGNKEVLYYKREIKGKRSHELLPKMIVAWLKSLNFGKAMRWGNLHEEFIRPIRWAIINLGPEFIKSEFYGIESADFTYVHRAVSMDPMKINGAKEYFDLLKTNGVILYADARYEKIENEFANIEKEGVRIDKDPDLLAEVVAITEFPTALKGSFEERFLALPPEVIITSMKEHQRYFPVFRNKSLQNSFVVVTNAYTDDFSQIIKGNERVLRARLADALFFWEKDLQKGLDYEGLKDVIFMDGLGSLFDKELRELKIATKLMQDYKERLIKDTHKNEGELKALIERAVMLSKADLLTEMVYEFTELQGIMGYYYALMQGEDTLVALAIKEQYLPNGEESELPSNIFTSLIAIATKLDTLLALFSIGKIPTGSRDPFGLRRAANGIIRIVIDKELQFNIAELGRFMDEYQEFDIKRLEEFFIERLYQFFDVNPSIIKAVVESGERDIILMKKKIEALAAIVESSDFKNIFTTFKRVANITKDVDTSQELFVDESLFEKDEEYKLWQKFNEVKKMPFSNYEERLDQLFGLKHTIDMFFDNVLVNAEEEKVRQNRKNLIASIYQEFKKIADIKEISV
- the hemH gene encoding ferrochelatase, coding for MKGIVLLNMGGPNNLEEVELFLRNMFNDPNILTIRNTLLRKFVAYLITQSRKKEARSNYKKLGGASPLNFYTDKLITKLSNTLPDVYITKAMRYTPPFAKDAIKELVAHNIAEVYLIPLYPHYSTTTTKSSLEDFYNTAKGLGYHARFHDIANFYDNRLYNQAIIEQIDEALDGEKSDEYELIFSAHSLPQSIIKKGDPYLYEVTEHTKILKNMLGHRFAGYHLAFQSKLGPVKWLEPSLEEKLNELKGKKVLIFPISFILDNSETEFELHIEYKEIAKSLGIKEYRVARCVNDSDTFVKALVDIYQRM